Proteins from a genomic interval of Zingiber officinale cultivar Zhangliang chromosome 1B, Zo_v1.1, whole genome shotgun sequence:
- the LOC122038067 gene encoding VQ motif-containing protein 9-like has protein sequence MATRGLVAVFPPAFPFPGHIATEQSPFISHGTTKSRSRRNRELKRRRKQMDSSSGKSNSNPYLAVNRLGKIIQKHSFSSSSSSSSSFLPTPPPPPPQQQQQRVYTISKRDFRSVVQQLTAASTPSHPPSSPPRLHKIRPAPLPLASPTPRLPSPPPPPLSSAPAESPVSAYMRFLLASDDGNNPSPRLPFPSPQPPPSPSAFLDLLSPKSPCSLLSPPLLHYAPPLSPGFSWPPSPSAFPPIPSPTWRNLM, from the coding sequence ATGGCAACGCGTGGACTCGTTGCAGTGTTTCCGCCGGCATTTCCATTCCCAGGTCACATCGCGACGGAGCAATCTCCATTTATATCGCACGGCACGACCAAATCGAGAAGTAGAAGAAACCGAGAGTTGAAGCGGAGGAGGAAGCAGATGGATTCATCCTCCGGCAAGAGCAATTCAAATCCATATCTTGCCGTCAACAGGCTCGGCAAGATCATCCAAAAGCACTccttttcctcctcctcctcctcctcctcctccttcctgcCGAccccaccgccgccgccgccgcagcagcagcagcagcgcgTCTACACGATCAGCAAGCGCGACTTCCGCAGCGTGGTGCAGCAGCTCACCGCCGCCAGCACTCCGTCGCACCCGCCTTCCTCTCCTCCGCGGCTCCACAAGATTCGCCCCGCGCCGCTCCCCCTCGCTTCCCCTACCCCCCGCCTCCCTTCTCCGCCGCCACCTCCCCTCAGCTCCGCTCCCGCCGAGTCCCCCGTCTCCGCCTACATGCGTTTCCTCCTCGCCTCCGACGACGGCAACAACCCCTCGCCCCGCCTCCCCTTCCCCTCCCCTCAGCCGCCGCCCTCGCCGTCCGCGTTCCTCGACCTGCTCTCGCCCAAATCCCCCTGCTCGCTGCTATCGCCGCCGCTCCTCCACTACGCGCCGCCGCTCTCGCCGGGCTTTTCTTGGCCGCCGTCTCCCTCCGCCTTCCCGCCCATCCCCAGCCCTACCTGGAGGAACCTCATGTAG
- the LOC122055591 gene encoding uncharacterized protein LOC122055591 translates to MVLWEITLATAYFLGLTRTYRVALKAQRRLISPRHPNLRQFVHRRVRTVFDVAVKVHQNIQKQDLAAGKNLGNWILRYLDKAKPSSQIIARAGKPQTTSPSIPRHAMIPTYRLRTQRSITRITDQVRRGRLFFTPWGFRMRAFPTIAMMMHPMNPVGWHGQYRHVSSVPSNLGAFEHGEIGRRFEGVFRKDIAQWMMQ, encoded by the exons ATGGTGCTGTGGGAGATCACGCTGGCGACGGCCTACTTCCTGGGGTTGACTCGAACTTACCGTGTTGCCCTCAAGGCACAGCGACGCCTCATTAGCCCTCGGCACCCGAACCTTCGTCAATTCGTCCACAG GAGGGTTCGCACTGTGTTTGATGTGGCTGTCAAAGTTCACCAGAACATACAAAAGCAGGATCTCGCAGCAGGGAAGAATTTAGGGAATTGGATTCTACGTTATCTGGACAAAGCTAAACCATCTTCCCAAATTATTGCTCGTGCTGGGAAGCCTCAAACCACCAGCCCGTCCATCCCCCGCCATGCCATGATCCCTACTTATCGTCTTCGAACCCAGAGGAGCATCACGCGCATCACCGATCAGGTCAGGAGAGGTCGATTGTTCTTTACTCCTTGGGGCTTCCGGATGAGAGCGTTCCCGACTATAGCCATGATGATGCATCCAATGAACCCAGTAGGCTGGCATGGCCAATACAGGCATGTTTCTTCCGTGCCATCCAACCTTGGAGCATTCGAACATGGAGAAATAGGAAGAAGGTTCGAAGGTGTATTCCGCAAGGACATTGCACAGTGGATGATGCAGTAG
- the LOC122053855 gene encoding probable calcium-binding protein CML18 has translation MGGDDDVGKGTAEDPAKLDDEQLSELREIFRCFDRNDDGSLTQLELGSLLRSISIKPSPDQLDALIQRADINSNGLIEFSEFVALVSPDLVAAKSPYTEAQLRRLFDMFDRDGNGYITAAELAHSMAKLGHALTASELTGMIKEADTDGDGRISFQEFSHAITSAAFDNSWH, from the coding sequence ATGGGCGGAGACGACGATGTCGGCAAAGGCACCGCCGAGGACCCGGCGAAGTTGGATGACGAGCAGCTATCGGAGCTCCGGGAGATCTTCCGCTGCTTTGACCGGAACGACGACGGCAGCCTCACCCAGCTCGAGCTCGGTTCCCTCCTCCGATCCATCAGCATCAAGCCCTCCCCCGACCAACTGGATGCCCTAATCCAGAGGGCCGACATCAACTCCAACGGCCTCATCGAGTTCTCCGAGTTTGTCGCTCTCGTCTCGCCGGATCTCGTCGCCGCCAAGTCCCCCTATACGGAGGCGCAGCTACGGCGTCTGTTCGATATGTTCGACCGCGACGGCAACGGGTACATCACTGCCGCCGAGCTTGCCCACTCCATGGCCAAGCTAGGGCACGCCCTCACAGCCAGCGAGCTCACCGGCATGATCAAAGAGGCCGACACGGATGGCGACGGCCGGATAAGCTTCCAGGAGTTCTCCCACGCCATCACCTCGGCCGCCTTCGACAATTCCTGGCACTAA